DNA sequence from the Chrysiogenia bacterium genome:
TGGCATCTCAAGGGCGCTGTCGGAGCCCTGCGGCGCCGTCAGATTCGGTACGGATCCGGGGGAACACATGGCTGATACCGGCGGGATCAAGCTCGACAACTACGACTTCGATTCTCACTACGTGAATCTGCCCGAGGGGCGCATTCACTATATTGACGTGGGCAGCGGCCCCACCCTGCTCATGGTGCACGGCAACCCGACGTGGTCGTATCTCTACCGGCACATGATCCACGGGCTGAGCGACAAGTTCCGCTGCGTGGCCATCGATCACCTGGGCTTCGGGCTTTCCGACAAGCCCTCCGATGCCGACTACTCGGTGCCAGCCCACGCGCGGCGTCTTGGCGAGGTGATCGAGGTGATCGGCCTCGAAAAGCTCACACCCGTCGTGCAGGACTGGGGCGGCCCGACTGGCCTACACTGGGC
Encoded proteins:
- a CDS encoding alpha/beta fold hydrolase, with protein sequence MADTGGIKLDNYDFDSHYVNLPEGRIHYIDVGSGPTLLMVHGNPTWSYLYRHMIHGLSDKFRCVAIDHLGFGLSDKPSDADYSVPAHARRLGEVIEVIGLEKLTPVVQDWGGPTGLHWAVNHKDRVERLVIMNTIGFVPRREDLDLSKIWALALLGSLKTPVLGEALIRGLHLFVRRGVPGAIYNRQSKTRERMKGYLLPHPD